In Lusitaniella coriacea LEGE 07157, a single window of DNA contains:
- the map gene encoding type I methionyl aminopeptidase: MNILTNLLFPNKTQTRGLPPMKQTRRGIALKSEPEIAILRQSSQIVATVLSEIADRVEPGMTTADLDAYAEERIRQMGATPSFKGYHGFPASICASINNEVVHGIPSPKKVIRTGDVLKVDVGAYQGGFHGDSCITIPVGRVSSAADQLIRTAEEALYAGIAKVKAGNTLLDLAGAIEDCVKEKGYSVVQDYTGHGVGRNLHEEPAVFNFRTNELPNVKLKAGMTLAIEPILNAGKRFTRTLRDRWTVVTVDNSLSAQFEHTVLVTADGYEILTDRGLV; encoded by the coding sequence ATGAATATTCTTACCAATCTATTATTTCCCAACAAAACCCAAACGCGCGGATTGCCCCCCATGAAGCAAACTCGTCGCGGAATTGCCCTCAAATCCGAGCCGGAAATTGCAATCTTACGCCAATCTTCCCAGATTGTTGCAACCGTCCTCTCTGAAATCGCCGATCGCGTCGAACCGGGAATGACCACAGCAGATTTAGATGCCTACGCCGAAGAGAGAATTCGTCAAATGGGCGCAACCCCAAGCTTTAAGGGGTATCACGGTTTTCCCGCCTCGATTTGCGCTTCGATCAATAATGAGGTGGTACACGGGATTCCCAGCCCCAAAAAGGTCATTCGCACTGGAGACGTGTTAAAGGTCGATGTGGGAGCCTATCAGGGCGGGTTTCACGGCGACTCTTGCATTACTATCCCAGTCGGGCGCGTTTCCTCAGCCGCAGACCAATTAATTCGTACCGCAGAAGAAGCATTGTATGCGGGAATCGCAAAGGTCAAAGCAGGGAATACCTTACTCGATCTTGCGGGAGCCATTGAAGATTGCGTTAAGGAAAAAGGGTATAGCGTCGTGCAGGATTATACCGGTCATGGGGTGGGACGCAATTTACACGAAGAACCGGCAGTGTTTAATTTCCGCACCAACGAACTGCCGAATGTCAAGCTGAAAGCGGGAATGACCCTGGCAATCGAACCGATTTTGAATGCGGGGAAGCGGTTTACTCGGACGCTGCGCGATCGTTGGACGGTGGTTACGGTGGATAATTCCCTTTCCGCTCAATTCGAGCATACCGTTTTAGTGACGGCGGATGGGTATGAAATTTTAACCGATCGCGGACTCGTGTGA
- the cobT gene encoding nicotinate mononucleotide-dependent phosphoribosyltransferase CobT has product MIRIYTQQRRGQQWLQHHQHCCPRFVCILGFTETGLIEGISAAGATPADRQYTAIADAEFLVNGVQPHPKYPLPPLQCGASPVFISRTAIEALKIPVDLINAGLPHPLPVPAIDLKGRPARCITTGQALPLETVKHLFEEGLAWGEALIARQPNTYLILGECVVGGTTTALSVLTGLGVDALGKVNSSHPHCNHSQKWSVVQEGLTEAGLLPILEEVDPFVLITAVGDPMQIVAAGMTIAASRKGGVLLAGGTQMLAVYALVRAISRRYHLFWEPDRVAVGTTRWVAEDATGDTVGLGNTIGEVPLLGTTLSFATSRYSNLRAYEQGYVKEGVGAGGCAIATHLHQGWTGMQLLVAIETLVAQLSEPYSP; this is encoded by the coding sequence ATGATTCGGATTTACACCCAGCAAAGGCGAGGACAGCAATGGCTGCAACACCATCAACACTGTTGTCCGAGATTTGTTTGTATCCTAGGGTTCACAGAAACGGGGCTGATTGAAGGGATTTCTGCTGCTGGAGCAACCCCTGCCGATCGACAATATACCGCGATCGCGGACGCAGAATTTTTGGTCAACGGCGTACAACCCCATCCCAAATACCCCTTACCTCCCCTGCAATGCGGCGCATCTCCAGTTTTCATCTCCCGCACGGCGATCGAAGCCTTAAAAATTCCCGTCGATCTCATTAATGCAGGTCTTCCCCATCCCCTTCCCGTTCCCGCGATCGACCTCAAGGGTCGTCCGGCGCGATGCATCACCACCGGACAAGCATTACCCCTAGAAACGGTCAAACACCTGTTTGAGGAGGGATTAGCCTGGGGAGAAGCCTTAATCGCGCGGCAACCCAATACCTATTTAATCCTGGGAGAATGCGTTGTGGGCGGCACGACAACCGCCTTGAGCGTTCTGACGGGATTGGGAGTCGATGCCCTTGGGAAAGTCAACAGCAGCCATCCCCACTGCAATCATTCCCAAAAATGGTCGGTGGTGCAGGAAGGGTTAACCGAAGCGGGGTTGTTGCCAATCTTGGAAGAAGTCGATCCCTTCGTACTCATTACTGCGGTCGGAGATCCCATGCAAATTGTAGCGGCAGGAATGACGATTGCAGCCAGTCGAAAGGGGGGCGTGTTGTTGGCAGGCGGGACGCAAATGTTAGCGGTATATGCCCTCGTGCGGGCAATTTCGCGTCGCTATCATCTATTTTGGGAACCCGATCGCGTTGCTGTGGGAACCACGCGCTGGGTTGCTGAAGATGCCACAGGAGACACGGTGGGTTTAGGGAATACCATTGGAGAGGTTCCCCTTTTAGGGACGACCCTCAGTTTTGCGACTTCTCGGTATTCCAATCTTCGCGCCTACGAACAAGGATACGTTAAAGAAGGGGTCGGGGCGGGGGGGTGCGCGATCGCGACTCATCTCCATCAAGGATGGACGGGGATGCAATTACTGGTTGCAATTGAAACGCTTGTGGCGCAACTCTCCGAGCCGTATAGCCCTTAA
- a CDS encoding DUF2232 domain-containing protein — protein sequence MTNDDWTSDINWVDLDEEQGQSQTEPKPLNKPEIRANIPIVTVETAFLASTASLLWLINYYFPLGPLLRIFFPIPIALVYLRRGSRAAWMSALVAGLLLSILMGPNRSIMFLMPFGLMGVQLGAFWRRRMGWCFSIAAGTLLGIIGFFFRFWVLSFLLGEDLWLYVINQMTNVADWIFLYLGLLDRPGPVLIQAIALGTIAINNLIYLFVVHLVALLLFDRLGNPIPRPPNWVQALVEYDY from the coding sequence ATGACCAATGATGACTGGACGAGCGATATTAATTGGGTCGATCTCGACGAAGAACAAGGGCAGTCTCAGACCGAACCAAAACCGCTCAATAAACCAGAAATACGCGCAAATATCCCCATTGTTACCGTTGAAACGGCATTTTTAGCGAGTACGGCAAGCTTGTTGTGGCTGATTAATTATTACTTTCCTTTGGGGCCCTTGCTGCGCATCTTTTTCCCGATTCCGATCGCGCTGGTTTATTTGCGTCGAGGTTCTCGCGCGGCTTGGATGTCCGCTTTAGTCGCAGGATTATTACTGTCGATCCTGATGGGTCCCAATCGCAGCATTATGTTCCTGATGCCCTTTGGGTTGATGGGGGTACAACTGGGCGCATTTTGGCGGCGGAGAATGGGGTGGTGCTTTTCAATTGCAGCGGGAACGCTATTGGGAATTATTGGTTTCTTTTTCCGCTTCTGGGTTCTTTCGTTTCTCCTCGGCGAAGACCTCTGGCTATATGTCATTAACCAAATGACCAATGTTGCCGACTGGATATTCCTTTATCTGGGATTGCTCGATCGACCTGGGCCCGTTTTAATTCAAGCGATCGCGCTAGGAACGATCGCGATCAATAATTTGATTTATTTGTTTGTGGTGCATTTAGTCGCGCTGCTTCTTTTCGACCGCTTGGGCAACCCAATCCCCCGTCCTCCCAATTGGGTACAAGCCCTAGTGGAGTATGATTATTGA
- a CDS encoding extracellular solute-binding protein: MLNRRSFFNGIAALGMVFLLSGCNRTRPALKILLLANSIPSQSISKFRKSLTQKTALSFKAEAQLQQLYDFLEDWREQGKEAQEEPSWIDPLIGFLPFVRQRPPKQTNLITLGHSWLSQAIQNQVIQPLNPDNFSQWKNLPSSWQDLVRRNSKGQLDPSGEVWGAPYRWGTTAIAYNRDKFKALDWELTDWSDLWRPELRDRVSIIDRPREVIGLTLKKLGYSYNEQDLSKIANLKSELRSLHQQIKFYSSTHYLQPLILEDVWVAVGWSADILSLQEQYPNIDAIIPQSGTALWTDLWVEPSRKNAPSSEAKINTQPSLENKWIDFCWREETALQIALFTPASSPIILGMNRANLLETLQNDPLRLPNAEIIAKSDFIEPLSKEIEKQYRDLWKTIMPNVDSEL, from the coding sequence ATGCTCAATCGTCGTTCTTTTTTTAACGGTATTGCCGCACTGGGAATGGTTTTCCTCCTCTCTGGTTGCAATCGCACTCGCCCAGCTCTAAAAATCCTTTTATTGGCTAATTCGATTCCCTCCCAGTCTATTAGTAAATTTCGCAAGAGTTTAACCCAAAAAACAGCTCTTAGCTTCAAAGCAGAAGCTCAATTGCAACAACTCTATGATTTCCTTGAAGATTGGAGAGAACAAGGAAAAGAAGCACAAGAAGAACCGTCTTGGATTGACCCTTTGATTGGATTTCTGCCCTTTGTGCGCCAGCGCCCCCCCAAACAAACAAATTTAATCACTCTCGGTCATTCTTGGTTGAGTCAAGCGATTCAAAATCAAGTCATTCAACCTCTCAACCCGGACAATTTTTCTCAGTGGAAAAATTTGCCCTCTTCCTGGCAAGATTTGGTGCGGCGTAACTCAAAAGGTCAACTCGATCCTTCCGGGGAAGTCTGGGGCGCGCCCTATCGTTGGGGAACGACCGCGATCGCGTACAATCGCGATAAATTCAAAGCTTTGGATTGGGAATTAACGGATTGGAGTGATTTATGGCGACCGGAATTGCGCGATCGCGTCTCTATTATCGATCGACCCAGAGAAGTGATTGGTTTAACCTTAAAAAAGCTCGGTTATTCCTATAACGAGCAAGATTTATCCAAAATTGCCAACTTAAAATCGGAACTTCGTTCTCTACACCAACAAATCAAATTTTACAGTTCAACTCACTACCTTCAGCCCCTTATTTTGGAAGATGTTTGGGTTGCGGTGGGATGGTCTGCGGATATTTTGTCCCTTCAAGAGCAATACCCGAATATTGACGCAATTATTCCGCAATCTGGAACGGCTTTATGGACGGATTTATGGGTTGAACCCTCAAGGAAAAATGCCCCTTCTTCAGAGGCAAAAATAAATACTCAGCCGTCCCTCGAAAATAAATGGATCGATTTTTGCTGGAGGGAAGAAACCGCTCTCCAAATTGCTCTATTCACGCCTGCATCTTCACCGATTATTTTGGGAATGAATCGTGCAAATCTCCTCGAAACGCTGCAAAATGATCCGCTTCGATTGCCTAATGCTGAAATTATCGCAAAAAGTGATTTTATTGAGCCTCTCTCTAAAGAAATAGAAAAACAGTACCGCGACTTATGGAAGACAATTATGCCTAATGTGGATTCAGAGTTATGA
- a CDS encoding Uma2 family endonuclease: MSVTQELTPPPSLSQEVIFPSSDLYSDEPPVETELHLRQIILLFQCLEWLWRERTDFCAAANLTIYYSPNQLKSKDFRGPDFFVVLGTERKTRKSWVVWAEEGKYPNVILEILSPTTAKTDKELKKQIYQDTFRTPDYFWFDPYTLEFEGFHLLDGKYSPLTPNEEGNLWSQQLGLYLGIYAKKLRFFTVEGELVLTPEEIAEEEIQRAESATQRAEQEAQRAENATQRAERLAAKLRELNIDPDTL, translated from the coding sequence ATGTCTGTTACCCAAGAATTAACTCCTCCTCCTAGCCTCTCCCAGGAGGTAATATTTCCCTCTAGCGATTTATATAGCGACGAACCTCCCGTGGAAACCGAACTACACCTGCGACAAATTATTCTCCTTTTTCAATGTTTGGAATGGTTGTGGCGAGAGCGAACGGATTTCTGCGCGGCGGCGAATCTGACGATTTACTACAGTCCCAATCAACTCAAATCGAAGGATTTTCGAGGACCTGATTTCTTTGTGGTTTTGGGAACCGAACGAAAAACTCGAAAAAGTTGGGTGGTTTGGGCGGAGGAGGGGAAATATCCCAATGTTATTCTCGAAATTCTCTCTCCCACAACGGCGAAGACTGATAAGGAGTTAAAAAAACAAATTTATCAAGATACCTTTCGCACTCCCGATTATTTCTGGTTCGATCCCTATACGTTGGAGTTTGAAGGATTCCATTTGTTGGATGGGAAATACTCTCCTTTAACCCCGAACGAGGAAGGAAATTTGTGGAGTCAACAGTTGGGGTTATATTTGGGGATTTACGCGAAAAAGTTACGATTTTTCACAGTAGAAGGGGAGTTAGTTCTCACTCCGGAGGAGATAGCTGAAGAGGAAATTCAACGTGCCGAGAGCGCAACACAGCGTGCAGAACAAGAAGCTCAACGCGCCGAGAACGCAACACAGCGTGCCGAACGACTTGCCGCTAAACTGCGAGAGCTAAACATCGATCCCGATACTTTGTAG
- a CDS encoding Crp/Fnr family transcriptional regulator → MDDRYSSREQTSEINQLIQSAPFFNGLPDEIIEKATCHVVTRNHPPNQVILLENDWGGSVYFILDGWVKIRTYNLDGKEVTLNIIGKGEIFGEMAALDEVPRSTDVITLTPTKISSIPSQDFIELIHAEPMAGVRLAQLMATRLRQVNRRLRLREADSMSRVADTLLFLAEGQGKARNEGTEIPNLPHRELSSLSGLARETVTRVLTKLEKKNLIAREQDVLRIPDVAALERIIS, encoded by the coding sequence ATGGATGACCGATACAGCTCCCGCGAACAGACCTCTGAAATTAACCAGCTAATCCAATCGGCTCCTTTTTTTAATGGTTTGCCAGATGAGATTATCGAAAAGGCTACCTGTCATGTAGTCACTCGAAACCACCCACCCAATCAGGTAATTCTGCTGGAAAACGATTGGGGAGGTTCCGTCTATTTTATTTTGGATGGTTGGGTGAAAATCCGAACCTACAATCTCGATGGCAAAGAAGTCACGCTCAATATTATTGGAAAGGGCGAAATTTTTGGTGAAATGGCGGCTTTAGATGAAGTTCCGCGATCGACCGATGTCATCACCCTAACGCCGACTAAAATCAGCAGTATTCCCTCTCAAGATTTTATCGAGTTGATTCATGCTGAACCGATGGCGGGCGTGCGTTTGGCACAACTGATGGCGACGCGCCTGCGTCAGGTCAATCGGCGACTGCGCTTGAGGGAGGCGGATAGTATGTCTCGCGTTGCAGATACGCTGCTGTTTTTGGCAGAAGGACAGGGAAAAGCTCGGAATGAAGGAACGGAAATTCCCAATCTACCCCACCGTGAGTTAAGCAGTTTGAGTGGATTGGCGCGGGAAACGGTCACGCGAGTTTTAACAAAATTGGAGAAGAAGAATTTAATTGCACGAGAGCAAGATGTATTGCGCATTCCCGATGTCGCTGCGCTAGAACGGATTATCTCCTGA
- the rnhA gene encoding ribonuclease HI: protein MSNRIIESFYTDGACLGNPGPGGWGLVINFVDGSVVEIGGAEEQTTNNRMEMQAAIAALKVLDAARQSNPVTLYTDSEYVKKGITQWISGWKKKGWKTSKGEAVSNQDLWQSLDRLNSNLITWKYVRGHSGNPGNERADAIASAFASGTSPSLQQAFPSNLEVALQEISDPNVAGLSDKTAPTTIAYKEKQSSVLTAEQTMTESLANNVLEDLNLPRELRVTQLRGLIESLRIADEIASKGYLISSSELADLMDVNASAVTSRGDHWPWRNWVVSRVRREGNQILWQLERVD from the coding sequence ATGTCAAATCGCATTATTGAGAGTTTTTATACCGATGGCGCTTGTCTTGGTAACCCCGGACCCGGTGGATGGGGATTAGTGATTAACTTTGTTGATGGTTCGGTGGTGGAAATTGGAGGTGCAGAGGAACAGACCACGAATAATCGCATGGAAATGCAAGCCGCGATCGCGGCGTTAAAAGTTTTAGACGCTGCTCGTCAGAGTAATCCTGTCACCCTCTATACCGATAGCGAATACGTCAAAAAAGGAATCACCCAATGGATTTCGGGTTGGAAAAAAAAGGGATGGAAAACCAGTAAAGGCGAAGCAGTTTCCAATCAAGACCTCTGGCAATCCCTCGATCGCCTCAATTCCAATTTAATTACCTGGAAATACGTTAGAGGACACAGTGGCAATCCGGGTAACGAACGAGCGGACGCGATCGCGAGTGCCTTTGCTAGCGGCACTTCTCCATCCTTACAACAAGCTTTTCCCTCAAATCTCGAAGTTGCCCTTCAGGAAATTTCCGATCCGAACGTAGCAGGGTTATCAGACAAAACTGCGCCAACAACGATAGCGTATAAAGAGAAACAATCTAGCGTTTTGACCGCCGAGCAAACTATGACTGAATCCCTTGCGAACAACGTACTTGAAGATTTAAACCTTCCCCGCGAGTTGAGAGTGACTCAACTCAGAGGTTTGATCGAATCTCTGCGCATTGCCGATGAAATCGCCAGCAAAGGCTATTTGATTAGCAGTTCCGAACTCGCCGACTTGATGGATGTCAATGCCAGTGCCGTCACAAGTCGTGGCGATCATTGGCCCTGGCGCAACTGGGTCGTCTCTAGAGTTCGACGCGAAGGTAATCAAATTCTTTGGCAGTTGGAACGAGTCGATTAG
- a CDS encoding pentapeptide repeat-containing protein: MQDTSPLPNLIAQNPYPDCLQLNLIPLSSNADVPIELSLSLAFNEQWEPLLNGRVKFGIKGGTLHLDVPEGTVKNSAISQTYSLSSPNSKTIFLNITDCGTAHLAWDFSVCKGEPFLKGTLDSLTLATLDLSNPSSHPTITFTVESSDIYITDTEGLWKPDLSPNKHAVLERKLAQFLQQTRLSPYLSTVCSPSQTPTPQQKPENNSLEQLIQQIETAQTDDLLELAAMANLNPHQDFAGGNLLAVDCRGMDLSGSDFSRANLRGANLSDADLSEANLSGTRLSGVDLSGAYLENSNFNDADLHCASLALANLGGANLQGANLVETNLSNTNLSYAKLEGAKLGKNSGLSEEMKHDLVQRGAKA; this comes from the coding sequence ATGCAAGACACTTCTCCCCTACCGAACCTTATCGCTCAAAACCCCTATCCCGACTGCCTGCAACTCAACTTAATCCCCCTTTCCTCCAATGCAGACGTTCCCATTGAGTTATCCCTCTCCCTCGCCTTTAACGAACAGTGGGAACCCCTATTGAACGGGCGCGTCAAGTTTGGGATTAAAGGGGGAACCCTGCACCTCGACGTGCCAGAAGGGACGGTAAAAAATAGCGCGATTTCCCAAACCTATTCCCTCTCTTCCCCCAATTCCAAAACCATTTTTTTGAACATTACAGATTGCGGAACTGCCCATCTCGCATGGGATTTTTCTGTTTGCAAAGGCGAACCTTTTTTGAAAGGAACCCTCGACTCCCTTACACTAGCCACGCTCGATCTTTCAAACCCATCGAGCCACCCAACCATAACCTTCACCGTCGAATCATCGGATATCTATATCACCGACACAGAAGGATTGTGGAAACCCGATCTCAGTCCGAATAAACACGCTGTTTTGGAGCGAAAACTGGCACAATTTCTCCAGCAAACCCGCCTCTCACCTTATTTAAGCACCGTCTGCTCGCCATCTCAAACGCCAACGCCTCAACAAAAGCCGGAAAACAACTCATTAGAACAATTAATTCAGCAGATTGAAACCGCACAAACCGATGATTTGCTCGAACTGGCAGCAATGGCAAATCTCAATCCCCATCAAGATTTTGCAGGCGGCAATTTGCTCGCCGTAGATTGTCGCGGAATGGACTTGAGTGGAAGCGATTTTTCTCGTGCGAACTTGCGAGGAGCAAACCTTAGCGATGCGGACTTGAGCGAAGCCAATTTGAGTGGAACCCGATTGAGTGGAGTCGATTTGAGCGGTGCGTATTTGGAGAATAGCAATTTCAACGATGCGGACTTACACTGTGCAAGTTTGGCGTTGGCAAATTTAGGCGGCGCGAACTTACAGGGAGCAAATTTAGTGGAAACTAATTTAAGTAATACTAATTTGAGTTATGCCAAACTAGAGGGGGCAAAATTGGGAAAAAATTCAGGGCTTTCTGAAGAAATGAAGCACGATCTCGTGCAACGAGGTGCAAAAGCTTAG
- a CDS encoding CHAT domain-containing protein yields MKNFWQQLFNTPPSERLSEPKQPPKPYQPLSDGDYEYLFSQLLEGIAYGWQPGRIQRFFNTLGERGDKDHWLSWLERYGIKVLVSPASNQELAQRMVKLGEQTQSLPENSPVRKIGDLAESIGVSLLSRGSLNEIWEYNGDDSSFSPHTEGHSVEELHSPIPLVSSTLLVISQPPVGITTDGSITGEIVPEEAQQEFQDNPELFSPLGFGQNGSYETPNSQQSITVVENSDAEAEDPEVWFRHGIQCYEMEDFTGAVVCWDNAIARRPNYYQAWSNRGLALKSLQRPEEALESYDRAIELESNYDKAWYNRGIVLVELKRYEEALVAFDRVLELNPKDYKAWYNRGNLLQRFERIEEALESYDRALSFQTDLPEIWYYRGNALARLERHQESITSYDRALELHPNRAQVWFGRGNTLVAIGSLEQAIASYDRALQLQPDGWEIWLSRSEAARLSPHSDLLLTSLSAIAQNNALLNQRGEVGELASLEAGLNYLYPSKHPEGWGQLHAAIGRLYARQGRASTRSVEPWYQAVSRYNEALTTLTEATFPEVHLQVLQDLLQAQLVLEKTAQANKLQQRMTDLLQRLLETPQHQTIPKKKPILNLNHFHQLSVDLAVQSGEFLSAIAQAEWKKTDGWMQEDFSSVLSGASEAGEGLTWQQIQQWLDPATAIVYWHLSPIALTTFIFKADTPEPIVLGQPGNVFKKVVLTPFLRSKIQSAKNNTEELSQLLEDLLDIEQDSATERDSLSTQQCWNALQRLTQFENWLEHWFQLLEQPKEWRKKLPECLTQLSDILEIPKILQILSSDESSKDEKQSAIQHLVLVPHCDLHHLPLPALFHLAAADKTLEHNIRPDLTLSCLPSLHLGQQQVAAISNPDREKLSLLTIAVRDRQESETETQTLTSLANPEIEAAAIGQYFAATQHLIDRRATRANVIAALKTEHNLLHLNSYVRPNPTQAQEMILALGGDDPLSIRDIDILPSLARYKLATLAVTELPPTASTRAKKRTVARPEALFNSASFVRALLGKGVTYVLNCLWRVDSMAGTLFTIEFYRRFAAGTEPTEALQKTQHWMRTITHRELVQWYFERAKELSGNRTSGKVLHEFRDNFRTSLREVANISLLYTETLENNAKTIQENAGKMESSQPPYAHPYYWAGFTINGNPLSPSGHSRDRAF; encoded by the coding sequence TTGAAAAATTTTTGGCAACAACTGTTCAATACTCCCCCTTCCGAGCGACTGTCCGAGCCGAAACAGCCGCCCAAACCCTATCAACCTTTAAGCGACGGGGACTACGAATATTTATTCAGTCAACTCCTTGAAGGTATTGCCTATGGTTGGCAACCCGGACGGATTCAACGCTTTTTCAATACGCTGGGAGAGCGCGGGGACAAAGACCATTGGCTCTCTTGGTTAGAGCGTTACGGCATCAAAGTTCTTGTTTCTCCTGCTTCAAATCAGGAACTCGCCCAACGGATGGTGAAACTGGGCGAACAAACCCAATCTTTACCGGAAAACTCCCCGGTTCGTAAAATTGGCGATCTGGCTGAAAGTATTGGGGTTTCGCTACTGTCGAGGGGAAGCCTGAACGAAATTTGGGAATACAACGGCGATGACTCATCCTTCTCGCCTCACACAGAGGGTCATTCTGTTGAAGAACTGCACTCACCCATTCCCCTAGTCAGCTCAACCCTACTGGTTATTTCGCAACCTCCCGTGGGGATTACAACCGATGGGAGCATTACGGGGGAAATTGTGCCAGAAGAGGCACAGCAAGAATTCCAAGATAATCCCGAACTCTTTTCTCCCCTCGGATTCGGTCAAAACGGCTCCTACGAAACCCCTAACTCCCAGCAATCGATAACGGTGGTGGAGAATTCTGATGCGGAAGCGGAAGACCCGGAGGTTTGGTTTCGGCATGGCATTCAGTGCTATGAAATGGAAGACTTCACTGGAGCGGTAGTTTGCTGGGACAATGCGATCGCGCGGCGACCGAACTATTACCAAGCATGGAGTAATCGAGGATTGGCGCTCAAAAGCTTGCAGCGCCCGGAAGAAGCCCTGGAAAGTTACGATCGCGCGATCGAACTCGAATCCAACTACGATAAAGCCTGGTACAACCGAGGCATCGTCCTGGTCGAACTCAAACGCTACGAAGAAGCATTGGTCGCTTTCGATCGCGTCCTAGAACTCAATCCCAAAGATTACAAAGCTTGGTACAATCGCGGCAACTTGCTCCAGCGTTTCGAGCGCATCGAAGAAGCCCTCGAAAGTTACGACCGGGCCCTTTCTTTCCAAACCGACCTCCCGGAAATTTGGTACTATCGCGGCAACGCCCTCGCGCGGCTCGAACGCCACCAAGAATCGATTACCAGTTACGATCGCGCCCTGGAATTGCACCCCAACCGCGCTCAGGTTTGGTTTGGTCGCGGCAATACCCTCGTTGCGATTGGCTCGTTGGAACAAGCGATTGCCAGTTACGACCGCGCCCTACAACTTCAACCGGATGGGTGGGAAATCTGGCTCAGTCGCAGCGAAGCCGCACGACTCTCTCCCCATTCCGACCTTTTGTTAACCTCCCTCAGCGCGATCGCGCAAAACAATGCCCTCCTCAATCAACGGGGCGAAGTGGGAGAACTCGCCAGTTTAGAAGCCGGCTTAAACTACCTCTACCCCAGCAAACACCCCGAAGGCTGGGGACAGCTCCACGCCGCAATCGGACGGCTCTATGCTCGTCAAGGACGCGCCAGCACGCGATCGGTCGAACCCTGGTATCAAGCAGTCAGTCGCTACAACGAAGCCCTGACCACCCTCACCGAAGCAACCTTTCCCGAAGTCCACCTGCAAGTTTTACAAGACCTCCTGCAAGCCCAACTCGTCCTAGAAAAAACCGCGCAAGCCAATAAACTGCAACAGCGCATGACCGATTTGTTGCAGCGACTCCTCGAAACGCCCCAACACCAAACCATCCCAAAGAAAAAGCCGATTTTAAACCTCAATCATTTTCACCAATTGAGCGTCGATCTTGCGGTTCAATCTGGGGAATTTCTCTCCGCGATCGCTCAGGCAGAATGGAAGAAAACCGACGGCTGGATGCAAGAAGACTTTTCCTCCGTGCTATCGGGTGCTTCTGAAGCGGGCGAAGGTTTAACATGGCAGCAAATTCAACAATGGCTCGATCCCGCCACCGCGATCGTTTACTGGCACTTAAGTCCGATTGCTCTAACCACCTTTATTTTCAAAGCCGACACTCCCGAACCCATTGTTCTCGGACAGCCGGGGAATGTCTTTAAAAAAGTGGTTCTCACGCCTTTTTTACGCTCGAAAATTCAATCGGCGAAAAACAACACCGAAGAATTGAGCCAACTGCTAGAAGACCTGCTCGATATCGAACAAGATAGCGCAACCGAACGAGATAGCCTCTCAACCCAACAGTGTTGGAATGCCTTGCAGCGCTTAACGCAGTTTGAGAACTGGTTGGAGCATTGGTTTCAACTCCTCGAACAGCCCAAAGAATGGCGGAAAAAATTGCCAGAATGCCTGACGCAACTGAGCGACATTTTGGAAATTCCGAAAATTCTCCAAATTTTGAGTTCTGATGAGTCCTCTAAAGATGAGAAACAGAGCGCGATTCAACACCTAGTTTTGGTTCCTCACTGCGACTTGCATCACCTCCCCCTCCCCGCACTTTTCCATCTCGCAGCCGCCGACAAAACCTTAGAACACAATATTCGCCCCGATCTCACCCTGAGTTGTTTGCCCAGCCTTCATCTCGGTCAACAACAGGTCGCCGCGATTTCTAACCCCGATCGCGAAAAGCTTTCCTTACTGACCATCGCCGTGCGCGATCGCCAAGAAAGCGAAACCGAAACCCAAACCCTCACCTCCCTTGCCAATCCAGAAATTGAAGCCGCCGCGATCGGGCAATATTTTGCCGCGACACAACACCTGATCGATCGGCGTGCTACCAGAGCCAACGTCATTGCAGCGCTGAAAACCGAACACAATCTCCTGCACCTCAACAGCTACGTTCGTCCCAACCCCACCCAAGCCCAAGAAATGATTTTAGCTCTCGGCGGAGACGATCCCCTGAGCATCAGAGACATCGATATCTTACCCAGCTTGGCTCGCTATAAATTAGCCACCTTAGCCGTTACCGAACTCCCCCCAACCGCCTCCACTCGAGCGAAAAAACGTACCGTCGCGCGCCCGGAAGCGCTCTTTAACTCCGCCAGCTTTGTCCGCGCCCTTTTGGGCAAAGGCGTAACCTACGTTCTGAACTGTTTGTGGCGGGTAGACTCAATGGCAGGCACTCTATTTACCATCGAGTTTTATCGTCGGTTTGCCGCCGGAACCGAACCCACAGAAGCGCTGCAAAAAACCCAACATTGGATGCGAACGATCACCCATCGGGAACTCGTTCAGTGGTACTTTGAGCGCGCCAAAGAGTTATCGGGCAATCGTACATCGGGTAAAGTTTTGCACGAGTTTCGGGATAATTTTCGTACCAGTCTTCGGGAAGTTGCCAACATCTCTCTTCTCTATACGGAAACCTTAGAAAATAATGCCAAAACCATTCAAGAGAATGCTGGTAAAATGGAATCTTCCCAACCGCCCTACGCTCATCCCTACTACTGGGCAGGTTTTACGATCAATGGCAATCCATTATCCCCTTCGGGTCATTCCCGCGATCGCGCGTTCTAG